From the Opitutales bacterium genome, the window GGCTACGATGGCCTCGAACTGGCTTGCTGGGGCGATCACTTTGAAGTGCAAAAGGCTCTTAGCGAGGCCGATTATATCGCCAATAAGTGGAAGCTACTCCAAGACAACTCACTGACCTGCTATTCCATTTCCAGTCACTTGGTCGGCCAGGCGGTGTGTGACCTAATCGATTCCCGCCACCAGTCCATTCTTCCCGATTATGTTTGGGGCGACGGTGAGCCCGAAGGCGTGCGCCAACGCGCCGCCCAAGAATTAATTGATGCCGCGAAGGCAGCTCGGAAGTTCTTTGATGCTCGTCCGGATGAGTCTGTCGTAGCGCCAGTGGTCAACGGCTTCACCGGTTCCTCTATCTGGCACGCCCTCTATGCTTTCCCGCCGACATCCCAAGAATTCTTAGAGAAAGGGTTTGAAGACTTCGCCCAGCGTTTCGGCCCTATCATGGACGCATTTGATGCGGTCAACGTTAATTTCGCTCTAGAAGTCCATCCTACCGAAATCGCCTTCGATATCGCCAGTGCCCAACGCGCCCTTGAGGCCCTGGGCCAACACAAGCGCTTTGGCTTCAATTACGACCCCAGCCACTTGGGCTACCAGGGCGTCGACTACGTGAAATTCATCCGCGACTTTGATGACCGTATTTTCCACGCCCATATGAAAGACGTATGGTGGGCTGCAGGTGACGGCTCAGTCGGTGTCTTCGGTGGACACACCGACTTCGGCGATGCTCGCCGCTATTGGGACTTCCGTTCCGTAGGCCGTGGCGCCATCGACTTCGAGGCCATCATCGTCGCTCTCAACGACATTCGCTACGGCGGTCCCCTCTCCATTGAGTGGGAGGACATCCGCATGGATCGCGTCCACGGAGCCACGGAAAGCGCAGCATTCGTTCGCAATCTCGACTTCCCCCGCTCCGACCGCGCCTTCGATGCAGCCTTCGACAAAGAAGAACAATAATGGTATCCATCAGGCATAAAGAGGTGGCGACAGCCATTGCTTCACCCGAGCATTGTCCCACTGCGATCAGTTCAGTGATCGCGCTACCAAGCCTCAGGAGATGATCGTTCAGTAAGAGCTCAGCATCTTGAGATTCATTTCCCCAAACTAAGCTAGACAGATTGTGGATATGAGCTAAACAAACCATTTCTAAGGATTGCAAAGTGCATATTTAATGTGCACACTTTAAAACATGGAAGCTAGTTTGATAGACTTGCGTCGACGACCCAGTCGAATTTTGAAGGCTGTAGAAAATCGCGAAACAGTTATTTTGTCGCGACGCGGTAAACCGATAGCACAAATCTCTCCTCTGGAAAAGGATTCGCATGAGAGTTTGATTGAACACGAGGCTTTTGGGATTTGGAAAAATCACGGGCCAGAGAACGTTGAGGCACAAATACGCGCACTCCGCGATAGCCGCTATCGTGATCTTTGATACAGATATCCTAATCTGGTTCCTACGCGGCAACACGGAGGCTGCGAGCATAATAAAAGATACTCCAAAGCGGTCTATCTCAGCCGTTACGCTGATGGAATTACACCAGGGAGCTCGTGACAAAAGAGAACAACGAACCATAGGAAAATTTTTCCGTGATCAATCGTTCAAGCTACTTCCACTGACTGAAAATATCAGCCATCGAGCCTGCATTTATGTGGAGGAGTATTGCCTAAAAGCTAACATGCAGATGGCCGATGCACATATAGCAGCCACCGCAGTGGAAGAACGCGAAGTGCTATTCACTGCGAATTCGAAACATTATAAATCGATCACCGAGCTAGAACTGAAAGTGTTTAGAGTCTCTTGAAAAATGGTTTGCCGTGATGCTGGAGGCCCTACATCTCCGTCCAGAAATCGTCCTGAAACTCTTCAGAAAACTTCGTCCAAGTTGCTGCAGACCAACAGCGCTATCTCCCGAGCATGCCTTCTTTCATGAAGGCGATCAAATCTGTGAGCTGTTCCTCGGAAAAATATGTCACCGCTGACATCTTGGAATTGGGATTAAAACTCTGCGGGTTAATCGTGTAATTGATAAAATATTCAGAATTGTGAATGGCGTGCGCCGCTAGAATTTCGAAGGGACGCATCGCCCTGCTGCCGCCAATAGTTCCAGCAGGTCCTGAATGACAACTGATGCACGAGACCATCCAGTATTTGCGACCTATTTCACCTTGATGAGATAATTCCGTGAATTTTCCGCTGTAGTAAGGCTCGAAGCGTTCAGCGTAGTTTACAAATTCGATCTCAGTCACACCCCAAGGCATCTTATGGCCAGAGCCAAGGACGCCTGGATGGGCTTGATCATCGAACGAAAAGAAAAACGGCCCGGGATCTACGTCGAAAGATTCCTTCCAATTTGAAGGTTTAACTCCATTGATCTCGACGACAATGAAGGCTTCTTTCTCTTTTGAAAAATCGCGCGAAAAGTGAGAAAGGTATCCGTCCCAGCACCATGCGAGCAAGGTATCTTTTTCCTCAGCACCTGCGACGCTCTTCCACAAAGCCTCCATGGGGACAACCTTGAGTTTGGCATGGTTGAAGTAGGGAGGTTGGTGTAAGTTTAACTCTTTCGCCTCAAGCCCAGCTACAAATTCATAACTCAAGGTCAGTTTTTCCTCATTGATCGTAACAATGAGATCCTTTTCTTCGCCGAAAAGCTGGATTGATGTAATCGAGATGACGAAGAAAAAAAGTAAACGGCGTGCTATCATAATGTCGGAAGGTTTCTTGTTTTGCTGGCAAATTTCATACCATTTTCTGTGACAATGCTTGTTTGCAATGGTTCGAGCTCTTGAATGAAAACGGTCTCAATCTTATCATCAAATTCCATTATGCCTGAAAACCACCTTGCCGCTCCGTTTGGTCCAACGGGAGCTATCCTACGTACCCTGCCATCGCCCTACTTACCGCATTCAGCCACGGGATTACTCCATCTACCGCGCTTCATCGCAAAAATCCGTTGGGTTAAAGAATACGGTGAACTGCCAAAAAGTTATAAGAAAAACTATAAGCGTGGTTTCGACCGATTCCTCTGCATGCACCTGGGAGTCGATCCCGCAGATGTCGAGACTGCGGTTATGGAAAGCGCAAACGACGCTGAACTCGACGCGAAGCTGCTCGCTCTGTTCCCAGAGGATTGCCGTGTCGCTCAATGGAATCGCGAAATCACACATAAGGGGATCAGCGAGGCTGGGCGAGAATTTCTCCTCGAAGCACTGACTGAGATGGGGTGTCCCGAGAAAATTGATACAGTTCTCTGTGTAGCCGACTTGATTGATTTTGATGAGGGCCGCATTGAGGGTTATGATGTTGCCACGGCGATGGAAAAAAAAGCCGCTGCCGAAACCTAGAACGGCGCTTAAAGTCTACGCTCTAAACCATGGCCTCAAAGATCATTGCACTGTGTGTATTCTGGATCGTATCGCTTGCCGTCGCCTTCTTTTTTGGACTCAATCAGACGCCATTGATCGACATGGAGAACGATCAATCCATGCCTACAAATACTGGGTTTCAGATTAACAATGCTGAACGCTCCTTGATCGAAGCCCTACGAGAGCAACCGTGGCAAATCGACGAACTCCGCGATCAACTCGAAAGCGGGATATTCAATCAAACGCGTGAAAGTGTAATCCCCGATGACTCGAAACGCCTTTCATCAAAAGCAGCGATGCAAACTTTGAAGGGTTTGCTCTCTGATCCAAGTGTCGCAGTCGAGCGGTCTTGGGCACTGCTCAATCAAATTGAGCCTTCTGACATCCCAGAGCTGCTTGATATTCTTCAGAACAGCGCGACCACGGGACGCAGTGCGCGCCAGTTCCGATCTGCATTTATCCGAGCCGCAATGAGCAAATGGGCACGCGTCGATCCCAATGGAGCACTAGATTCGGTCGACCCAGAGAGTAACGCTGCCCGCAGCGCTTACTTCGGCATTTTTGAAGCAGTAGCCCAGTCCGATCTAAACTATGCGCGAGAATTACTCGAAAGAGTGCCCGATGCCACCGCGCGGTCTGCTGCCTATTTCGCTGTCATTGAAGCCGAAATGGTACAGGATACAGTCGACTTCGTTGAGGTCGGTCAGCTGATATCTGACGGCCTATCCACTCAAGCAGGCAACCGCTTCCTCAGTCGAGTTTTGCAGCGGGATGAATTTCAAAGCCCAGCCGTCGCATCAAAATTCATAAGTAGCCTCGAAAATACGGATAATCGTCGATTCGCAAGTGACGCTATCGCCCATAACTTGTCGAACACAAATCCTGAACTCGCGGCGAATTGGGCGCTGACCTTGGATACCGATCTCGAACGCGAAAGCGCCCTACAAATCTCCACTCAAAAATGGATTGATAAGGATATCGGCGCTGCCGCTGAATGGCTGAACCAGCAGGGAGGTTCGGCAGATATTGATCCAGCATATGTCAGTTTCGCGCGACGTACAGCACATGAAGACCCCGAAGCCGCGATGAGCTGGGCAGAAGGCATTACCCAAGACGAGCAGCGTAACACCACCGTTTACTACGTGGCCCGCCGCTGGCTAGAGATCGACCAAGACAAAGCCCAAGCATTCGCCGAAAGTTCTGCAGAGTTAACCGAGGAACAGCGCAATAATCTAATGAATCCGACTGAGCTTGAAGCTTTACCAGAACCCACTAAAGTATTTTAAAAGCTAAAACCGAGGTTTGATAATCCGAAAAATCCCTACACCGAAACATGAAAAATATACTCCTCCTAATCGCCTCCTTAGGGCTGACATCCTTTACATTTGCCGAGGGAACCGCCAAGGCAGAAAAGTCAAAACCTCAGAAAGAGACCATCACGGGTGTCGCCCAATGTGCCAAGTGCACTATGAAACAGAGCAAAAAATGCCAAACGGCCGTCGTCGTGGGAGAAGGCGACGATGCCAAAGTCTACTTCCTCAAAGGTGATAAAAAATTTCACGACCAGATCTGCAATCCTGGCACCAAGTTAAACGTGACGGCAACAGGCATCATTAAAGAAAGTAAGAAAGGCAAACTCAGGATAACTAAGCCTAAGGTAACGGTCATCGCAGCAAAGTAGAGCTGAAGGCTCAGGTATCATTTCAGCATAGGCTTCCCCAAACCGGGGAAGCCTTTTTTGTGGCGGTTCGAATCAGCCTCACGAGCCAGCAAGGTGATAGATGGATAAAGGTTATTGGGACGAGATTAGAGAAATTTCTTGTTTCATATATGGAACATTGGTAACTCTTTCTCCCAATGGCCGAACGTCCCAATATCATCTTCATCATGTCTGATGACCACGCTGCGCAGGCGATTTCTGCCTATGGTCACGGCATTAACCAGACCCCTAATATCGACCGCCTGGCCAAGGAAGGCATGCGGTTTGATCATTGTTACGTTACGAATTCTATCTGCACGCCTTCGCGTGCAGCGATCATCACGGGCACGCACAATCACATCAATCGGGTGACTACCCTGGATACGCACATCGACAACCGGATGCCC encodes:
- a CDS encoding sugar phosphate isomerase/epimerase translates to MSRKVTLFTGQWADLSLEELAPMAREMGYDGLELACWGDHFEVQKALSEADYIANKWKLLQDNSLTCYSISSHLVGQAVCDLIDSRHQSILPDYVWGDGEPEGVRQRAAQELIDAAKAARKFFDARPDESVVAPVVNGFTGSSIWHALYAFPPTSQEFLEKGFEDFAQRFGPIMDAFDAVNVNFALEVHPTEIAFDIASAQRALEALGQHKRFGFNYDPSHLGYQGVDYVKFIRDFDDRIFHAHMKDVWWAAGDGSVGVFGGHTDFGDARRYWDFRSVGRGAIDFEAIIVALNDIRYGGPLSIEWEDIRMDRVHGATESAAFVRNLDFPRSDRAFDAAFDKEEQ
- a CDS encoding type II toxin-antitoxin system prevent-host-death family antitoxin translates to MEASLIDLRRRPSRILKAVENRETVILSRRGKPIAQISPLEKDSHESLIEHEAFGIWKNHGPENVEAQIRALRDSRYRDL
- a CDS encoding type II toxin-antitoxin system VapC family toxin, encoding MIFDTDILIWFLRGNTEAASIIKDTPKRSISAVTLMELHQGARDKREQRTIGKFFRDQSFKLLPLTENISHRACIYVEEYCLKANMQMADAHIAATAVEEREVLFTANSKHYKSITELELKVFRVS
- a CDS encoding DUF5069 domain-containing protein, with product MPENHLAAPFGPTGAILRTLPSPYLPHSATGLLHLPRFIAKIRWVKEYGELPKSYKKNYKRGFDRFLCMHLGVDPADVETAVMESANDAELDAKLLALFPEDCRVAQWNREITHKGISEAGREFLLEALTEMGCPEKIDTVLCVADLIDFDEGRIEGYDVATAMEKKAAAET